One region of Miscanthus floridulus cultivar M001 chromosome 19, ASM1932011v1, whole genome shotgun sequence genomic DNA includes:
- the LOC136528178 gene encoding nifU-like protein 3, chloroplastic, which produces MRLCLRQAAAAATCSSPLAATLRGKSSPSSLAHGRLSFSHTSLQTTPDHRRHRAGWAVRVLPLTEENVEKVLDEVRPSLMADGGNVVLHEIDGLVVVLKLQGACGSCPSSTMTLKMGIETRLRDKIPDILEVEQIVDTETGLDLTADNVEKVLDEIRPYLSGTGGGSLELLQIDGYIVKIRISGPAAGVMTVRVAVTQKLREKIPSILAVQLTE; this is translated from the exons ATGAGGCTCTGTCTCCGGCAAGCGGCGGCCGCGGCCACCTGCAGCTCCCCCCTCGCAGCCACCCTCCGCGGCAAG AGTTCTCCAAGCTCCCTCGCCCATGGCCGGCTCAGCTTCAGCCACACGTCGCTGCAGACGACGCCCGACCACCGACGACACCGAGCAG GGTGGGCCGTGCGCGTGCTTCCGCTGACGGAGGAGAACGTGGAGAAGGTGCTGGACGAGGTGCGGCCGAGCCTGATGGCGGACGGCGGCAACGTGGTGCTGCACGAGATCGACGGCCTCGTCGTCGTGCTCAAGCTGCAGGGGGCGTGCGGCTCCTGCCCCAGCTCCACCATGACGCTCAAGATGGGCATCGAGACGCGCCTCCGCGACAAGATCCCCGACATCCTCGAGGTCGAGCAGATCGTCGACACAGAGACCGGCCTCGACCTCACCGCCGACAACGTCGAGAAG GTGCTTGATGAGATCAGACCGTACCTCTCCGGCACCGGAGGTGGAAGCCTCGAGCTTCTTCAGATTGATGGGTATATCGTCAAGATCCGGATCAGTGGACCTGCAGCTGGTGTAATGACAGTAAGAGTAGCTGTGACACAAAAACTGAGGGAAAAAATACCTTCCATCTTGGCTGTTCAGCTCACAGAATAG
- the LOC136526468 gene encoding pentatricopeptide repeat-containing protein At3g61360-like, with the protein MPLRLLPPPRRAAAPLLTPTVPHLARLLLAHAPDTPPLLLALLPACSALLTPLLSHLLLSHSPPLPALSLYRRLLALRHFSVPESSLPVLLRLLARSRRHVHLSFPLLESLPSTHPHLLSTPALAVLLSTALSASAPGASFDAAVTCFDSAARVWARAGRAFGAAELNALLRAFCARGRVAEARALFHRYCDAYPPDTRTFNTLLLGFKEAGHAHALDIFYHDAVLRGFVPDAVSYCVRMDAYCKKGRFLDALELLEEMRNKGDCKPTLQVFTTLIYGAGIVRSAARARHLFDEMEKCGVTPDRGAHNALMGAYVRGRDLQSAMAVMGDMEREGIGLDDVSYNTMLCGFQRVGDLEGIWKVYSKMVSSGFMPRTRTTMLLMKVFCENGRPDLGLELWDYLMGKGCVPHRHALDILVTGLCCRGVVSEAYRCFREIIEMGMAPTDRAFRVLEGFLRRTREYRKVEEISQMMKAAQLEGHQIEEEAA; encoded by the coding sequence atgcccctccgcctcctcccgccgccccgccgcgccgccgcgccactcCTCACCCCGACCGTCCCCCACCTCGCGCGCCTCCTCCTCGCCCATGCGCCGGACACCCCTCCGCTCCTCCTCGCGCTCCTCCCAGCCTGCTCGGCCCTCCTCACGCCGCTCCTCTCCCACCTCCTCCTCTCGCACTCGCCGCCGCTCCCGGCGCTCTCCCTGTACCGCCGCCTCCTGGCGCTCCGCCACTTCTCCGTGCCGGAGAGCTCCCTCCCGGTCCTGCTCCGCCTCCTCGCGCGCTCCCGCCGCCATGTCCACCTCTCGTTCCCGCTGCTCGAGTCCCTCCCGTCCACGCACCCGCACCTCCTCTCCACGCCCGCGCTCGCCGTCCTCCTCTCGACCGCGCTCTCCGCGTCCGCCCCCGGCGCGTCCTTCGACGCCGCCGTCACCTGCTTCGACTCCGCCGCCCGCGTCTGGGCGCGCGCTGGCAGGGCCTTCGGCGCCGCCGAGCTCAATGCGCTGCTCCGCGCCTTCTGTGCCCGCGGCCGCGTCGCCGAGGCCCGCGCGCTGTTCCACCGCTACTGCGACGCGTACCCGCCCGATACGCGCACGTTCAACACGCTGCTGCTCGGGTTCAAGGAGGCCGGACACGCCCACGCGCTGGACATATTCTACCATGACGCCGTGCTGCGGGGCTTCGTGCCGGACGCCGTATCGTACTGCGTGAGGATGGACGCTTACTGCAAGAAAGGCAGGTTCCTGGACGCCCTCGAGCTGCTTGAGGAAATGCGCAACAAGGGGGACTGCAAGCCCACGCTGCAGGTGTTCACCACATTGATATACGGAGCTGGGATTGTGAGGAGTGCGGCGAGGGCACGCCACCTATTTGATGAAATGGAGAAGTGTGGAGTCACTCCTGACCGCGGTGCTCATAATGCGCTCATGGGAGCTTATGTGAGGGGTAGGGATCTGCAGTCTGCCATGGCGGTGATGGGTGACATGGAGAGAGAGGGGATCGGTCTAGATGATGTTAGCTACAACACGATGCTTTGCGGGTTTCAGAGAGTTGGCGACTTGGAGGGGATCTGGAAAGTGTACAGTAAGATGGTTAGCTCAGGGTTTATGCCGAGGACCAGGACGACAATGCTGCTCATGAAGGTCTTCTGCGAGAATGGACGACCTGACCTTGGGCTAGAGCTGTGGGATTATCTGATGGGAAAGGGATGTGTACCTCACCGGCATGCATTGGACATTCTGGTTACCGGTTTATGCTGTAGAGGTGTGGTTTCTGAGGCGTACAGGTGTTTCAGGGAAATAATTGAGATGGGGATGGCACCAACAGACCGAGCATTTAGGGTTTTAGAAGGTTTTTTAAGGCGGACACGGGAATACAGGAAGGTTGAGGAGATTAGTCAAATGATGAAGGCTGCCCAGCTGGAGGGGCATCAGATTGAAGAAGAGGCTGCGTGA